ACAATCCCTTTGAGAGACGTAACAAACAAAAGCCCTACAACAAAAAGAGCTCCAAGAGCTATGAGGGCAATTAGAGATTTCTTAAAGAAACACATGAAATCAGACATTGTAAAACTTGACAATTCAATAAACGAAAAAGTATGGGAAAGAAGTTTAAACAAAATCCCTGCTAAAGTTAGAGTTAAAGTTGTAAAAGAAGGAGATGTTGTTAAAGCAACATTAATAGAATAATCTCTGCTTCTTTCTCTAGAAACACTGTGGTACTATGATAATGAAAACATACTTTTCTGGAGTGTCCACACTAGGAGTACATTCACTCGCAACTGAAGATTATGGGTT
This Methanococcus maripaludis C5 DNA region includes the following protein-coding sequences:
- a CDS encoding 50S ribosomal protein L31e, with the protein product MEEERIYTIPLRDVTNKSPTTKRAPRAMRAIRDFLKKHMKSDIVKLDNSINEKVWERSLNKIPAKVRVKVVKEGDVVKATLIE